The Isorropodon fossajaponicum endosymbiont JTNG4 genome segment TCTACATTTTGCACGACTTCACTATGATTTGCAAAACTTTGATAATTTAATCTCTCAGTCTTCAGACTTCTAAAGAAACGCTCCATGACCGCATTATCCCAACAATTACCTCGCCTGCTCATGCTTTGAGTAATGTTGTTCTTGTTGCAATAATCAATAAAAACTTTAGAAGAGTATTGAGTCCCTTGATCAGAGTGGAACATGTGTTTATTTGTATTGGGCTGGTGTCTAGACACCAGCATTACTAAGCGCATCCTTTGCCAACTGAGCATTAGGCTGTTTTGACAATGCCCAACCAACAACTTGTCTTGAGCCTAAATCCAACACACTGGCTAAATAACTCCCACCTTGATAGGTTTTGATATAGGTAATATCACCAACCCAATGCGTATTAATTGATTGCTGCTCAAACACACGATTTAATAGGTTTTTTGCCTTTTTAAACATCAATCTAGTATTAGGGTAATAATGACGCTTTCTTGGGCGTATGGCAACTACATTGGCTTTTTTCATTAGCGTTGCAGTTTGGTAAATACCAATGTTATAACCTTGGTTATTCAAAACTACTCGCATTCTGCGTTTGCCATAGGTGTATCCAACTTCAATAGCAGTTTGTTTGATTAATTTAATCATAGCGTTGGTGTTGTTGTTTACTCGCTTATCTTTGACTTGATAGTAATAACTACTGCGAGGAAGTTTGAGTAATGCTCATAAACATGACTCATGGCGCGTTGAATGGATACAGAAGAGGATAAATCCAGTTGATAAGCATCAAGGCCTAAGTTTTTTAACTTCTCAACATCAATGTCACCTCTGGCAGTGGCAAATACTTGATAGCCTTTTTGCTTTAATCCTTTCGCCAAACACAAACCAATACCACTTGAACAGCCCGTAATTAAAACTGATTTCACTGTTGAGCTTTGGTCCAAAATTTAGCCACATCAACCAATTCTGAATTGGTACTCATAGAGCGCAATAATAAGAAATCGTATGCCATTCTAAAACGTGGATTGCTTAATAATGTTTTGACTTTTTTTGGTTGCATTTTTTCCAATCTTGGTTGCATTAGCCAAATATCTTTAATTCTAGTACTTAACCATCTGGGTAACGAGACTTGCTTAATTTGATTAATAATCACCTCTTCAGAAGCCTGAGTCATCGCTAAAGACGAACAACTTTGTTTGTTTTTAAGCGCAATAAAACGCTCATTGTAGGTCTGCCATAAAAATACAGCAAATAAAAACACAGGTGTGACAGATTGATTTTTTTTAATTCTATCTGATGTATTTAACAAGGCTTTTTTAATAAATTCATTCTTATGAGTTTGTTTAAACAAATATTTTAACAAACCATATTTTTCTAAGCGCTCATACACTTCAAACCCATATTCATTGTGAAACAATTTAATACACTCTTCATACAGGCGTGCTGCAGAAATATTACCAATAAGTGATGCTTGTTCAAAAATAGCCGATTTAATCTCATCACTCAGTTGAAACCCTAATTTAGTTTGAAACCTAATGGCTCTAATCATGCGCACTGGGTCTTGTTCAAACCTTATACCTGGATTACCAATAATATGCACTTCTTTCGCTTTTATATCTTCAAGTCCACCCACATAATCAATCACTTCTTGTGTTTTAATATCATAATAAAGCGCGTTAATATTAAAATCCCTACGCACGACATCGTCCTCAATATTACCATAGCAATTATCACGAATAACAACACCATTTTTAGCGGTTTGTATCTTGCCTGACCTAAAAGTAGCCACTTCAATAAATTTACGCGCTGAAAACATAACGTGCACTAAACGAAAGCGCCTACCAATTAAACGTGAGCGTTTAAATAATTTATGCACTTGTTCTGGTTTGGCATTGGTTGCAATATCAAAATCTTTTGGCTCTAAATTTAAGAGCAAATCTCTAACGCAACCACCCACTAAATAGGCTTTAAATCCCGCTTTATTAATAACATTAATAACTTTTAAAGCATCCTTGTCTAGAAGTTTTTTATCAAACTTAATGCTTTGACGAATGGCTTTCATAAAAAATACTAGCCCAAATGCTGTAAATCAACTTTGGCTTTAGGCGTCCAGTTTTTTTGCTGATATTCAGAAATTATGGTTGTATAAATACCGCCACGAACATTAAAAATTGCCTTTAAGCGCATGAATCTTGGATTGCTTGCTTGAACCAAATCATCAAGAATTTGGTTAGTGACCGCCTCATGGAATGCGCCCTCGTTTCGATACGACCAAATATACATTTTCAGTGATTTTAATTCTATACACGCTTTATCAGCAATGTACTCAAGATGTAATATGGCAAAATCAGGCTGCCCTGTTTTTGGACATAAGCACGTAAACTCTGGCATATCAATTTGAATGACAAAATCACGCTCAATATTAGGATTATCAAAAACCTCTAAGGCTTTACTGGGTTGAGATGACATTAAACTTTTTCCTTTAAAAAAACATGACTATTTTACACTTTAAAAGGTGTAACGCTTTTTATAAAAAATAAAAATCAACAATAGCATCGCTAAATGCACCCACCACAGCCCAATAATTGGCAAAAACTCTCCTCGCTCTAGGGCTGATTTTGCAATTAATAAAACATTGTTATACACAATAAATGCAACAACACCAACCAGTACGCCTAAATTTTTACCACTTCGTGGGGAGGTTTTTCCAAGTAATACGCCAAGCACTGATAATATTAAAATACTCAAGGGCTGAGATATTCTCCATTGAAACTCTGCTATTTCTGTCAATTTGTTAGAAAATAACAATTCAAACGTCGACTTTGATTCTACTTTAGTAACTGTGCTAATAGTTTTTTGTACCTCGCCATCAATAATTTGCAAATCATATAGTTTAAAATTTAAGATTTTTTTATTTTTATCCGAAGGAAAACCGTGATAACGCGTACCATTTTTAAGGCGTAAATACACGCTGTTGGTGTTTAAGTTGGTGTATTTTTGAGCTTGCTTTGCCAAGGTTATAACTGGCTCATTATTGACCAATGTATAAATAAAAATTTCTTCCATATTTTGCTCTTTAGCATTATCAGCATCACTGACCTTTGATGCGTAAAAAACAATATCACCATTTTTAAACTCTTGAAACTCACTCTCTTTAATAAAAGAAAATTCAGATGCATTTTCACTACGTTCCATAATCAAGCCTCTTTGTTGCTTAGACCAAGGCACCACAACTGTCGTTAAAAGCAAAACAAAGATAAAAACAAAGATAACAAGCGGCTGAATAAATATCATGAAATACTTATCACCTAAGCCTAATGAGTTCATCACAATAGCTTCTGAATCCTTATAAAGCTTGCTAATACTCAAAATAATAGCCAATAATAAAGATAAAGATAAAATTAGCGCAACATCTCTAATCATATTAAAACCGACCAGTGGCAATAAGTCTGCAACAGGTATGCCTTCTTTTAAACTTTCTTTAATCACCAGCACTAATTGGTTGCCAAAAACAACCAAAGCAATCACAATAAATACCGCACTCAAAAGCACCAATACGTTACGCATTAAATACCTAGCTAGAATACTATTTTGTAATTTAAGAGCTCTAGCTACTATAGGAGGAAGTTTCATACTTTAAGATGTTGCTACGCAACCCAGTGTAGTCTAGGAAATACACTCTTTTCAGTATTCTTTTGAGAGATGAAAAACGGTGTACTTTTTAAGAAAAAATGAGAACAACAGTCGGCTATTTGACGAATTTTTTCCTGAGGAAAATACTGTTTTATAGGCTTCATAAATTATATTGAGTTGGTATAGTCTCCTTGAGTATACTTAAAGCGATTAATGAGTGCTCAGAATAATTAGGCAATGATTTTTTAAATAAATTTGTTACTTTTTTTGCGACATTGAAGCGAAAAACTCATCATTGGTTTTGGTCAATTTTAAGCGATCAATTAAGAATTCAGCCGCCTCAACAGTGTCCATAGGATGCAGAATTTTGCGTAAAATCCACATTTTTTGTAATTCTTTTTCATCCGTAATTAACTCTTCACGGCGCGTACCAGAAGCATTAATATTAATTGCTGGGAAAATTCGCTTTTCACTCAAGCGCTTTTCTAAATGAAGCTCCATATTACCTGTGCCTTTAAATTCTTGATAAATAACTTCATCCATTTTTGAACCAGTGTCAATCAATGCGGTGGCAATAATGGTAATACTTCCACCATTTTCAATGTTTCTAGCTGCACCAAAAAAACGCTTAGGACGTTGTAGTGCATTAGCATCAACACCACCTGTTAGTACCTTGCCTGATGAAGGGACGATTGTATTATAAGCGCGCGCCAAACGTGTAATTGAATCTAGCAAAATAATCACATCTTTGCCTTGTTCTGCGCGTCGTTTGGCTTTTTGAATCACCATTTCAGCAACTTTCACATGACGTTTTGCTGACTCATCAAATGTTGAAGCGATTACCTCACCACGTACGGTGCGTGCCATTTCTGTTACTTCTTCAGGGCGTTCATCAATTAAAAGCACAATCAATTCACATTTTGGATGATTAACTGAAATAGAAGTGGCGATATTTTGCATAATCATGGTTTTACCTGCCTTAGGTGGTGCAACCAACAAGCCCCTTTGCCCTTTACCAAATGGCGTAACAAGATCAATCACTCTGGCAGTAATATCTTCGGTACCACCATTGCCAATTTCTAAATTGAGTCTTTCATTAGGATGAATGGGTGTAAGTGAGGCAAATGGCACTCTATTTCTAACATTGTCCGGGTCTTCACCGTTCACTTCTGATACTTTAATTAAAGCAAAATACTTTTCACCCTTTTTAGGTGCTCTAATTTTTCCTGCAACTAAATCACCGGTTGATAAATTAAAACGTCTAATTTGATTAGGTGAAATATAAATATCATCCGCACCCGAGGTATAAGAATCATCACTTGATCTTAAAAAACCATAACCATCTTGCAACACATCCAAAACACCATCGCCTAACACTTCCTCATCATTAGCCGCTTTAGCTTTAAGAATAATGAAAATTAGGGTTTGTTTTTTAGCTCTAGAAATATTTTCTGCACCTAGGGATTGTGCTAATTCTAATAACTCTTCTGGGCTAAATTTTTTGAGTTCTGATAATTTCATGAATGTGTCCATATTAAGGATAAGTATTTTTTTACTTAACAAGGGGTATACGTCTAAAGCGCTAGAAGGTTTTGTTAAACTGAGTAGTTAAGATAAAAACAATCAGTTATTTAGTTTTTTTAAATATTGGCATCAATAAATGCACTAAGTTCCGCTTTTGAAAGTGCGCCCATTTTGGTTGCTTGAACAGCGCCATCAGAAAATAACAACATCGTTGGAATGCCGCGAATACCATACTTTGGTGGTGTTTGCTCGTTCTCGTCTATATTAACTTTAGCAATAATGACTTTACCATCATATTCATCAGCAATCTCATCTAATACAGGTGCTAATGCCTTACATGGTCCGCACCACTCAGCCCAAAAATCTACCAATACCACTTGTGATGAGTTAACAACATCTGCTTCAAAAGAGGCGTCAGTCACTACTTTAATTTTATCGTTCATATTTTTTGTAATGTTAATCTGAAATGAAAAAAGAAACAGCAGAACTGCTGATTGCATAAAATTATATCATCATTTAACTTGCGTAATATCTTTTTACAATCTTTCTTCCAAGGCCTCTTTAAGCACTGATTGTTCTGTCACACTCAATGGCTGATTTTTAGCATTGCTAATAAAAAACACATCTTCAACTCTTTCCCCCATGGTGGCAATTCTAGCATTAATTAATGAAATGTCTAACTCGAAAAAAACATAGGCAATGTTAGAAAGTATGCCCTGCTTGTCAAGCACATTAATCTCTAATTGGGTTAAATTCCACTGTTCATTCGCACTAAAACTAACTTTCATTTTATGATCAAAGTATCGATGCGTGTATATACCATGGGTTGTTCTTACGCTTACATCTAAATCATCCAACTCATTTTTGATTTCTTGATTTATATTGATGTGCTCAAGCGCTTCATCTTGCAAAACACTAATCGTGTTATACACTTTTCTGTTCTTTGTGGTTAGGATTTTAGCATCCACAATATCAAGACCCAGCCTTTCAAGAATACTAATTAATTTAAAGAATAAACCTTTAAAATCATCACACAACACAAAAATATCAACCACATTGTGTTGTGAAATTTTAGAACTAACAATAATCTTATCATTGGTTATTTTGGTAGCAAGACTCAAATGCCATAAAATATCGTCAACCTCATAACGCACATAATAGTCTTTAGGCAAGGTTGACAATACCTTTTCAACATCACTCATTTGATAGCCCTGAGCAATAGAATTCTTAATAATGATTTGCTTAATGTCTTGTACTCTTTGGTCCACACTTGGGCGCTGACTATTACTGCTTTCTAGGTATTTTTTGGTATTATAAAATAGTTTTTTTAATAAGGAGTCTTTCCAGCTATTCCACAAATCATCTTTTGTTGCACGAATATCAGCATTTGTTAATAAATATAAAAATTCTAAAAATTCAACCGTGCCCACTTGTTTAGAAAAACGCTCAATCACTTCAAAATCACCAATATCTTGCTTTTGCGCAACCATTGACATAAGTAAATGCTTTTCAACTAACTTTGAAACCAAATCAGTATCACTTGTTTTTAATTGATGGTGCTGGCAAAACTCACGTGCATCAATGGCACCCAACTGGGCATGCTCCCCACCTCTACCTTTGGCGATATCATGAAAAAGCCCTGCCAATAATAGCAACTCTGGTTTTTGAATACCTTGTGCTATCTCGCTACAAAGCGCAAATTCCTTAGCAAACTCGGGTATAAAAAAACGCCTCAAATTACGAATCACAAACAACGTATGCTGGTCCACCGTGTAAGCATGAAATAAATCGTATTGCATTAGCCCCATAATCTTACCAAAAGCAGGAATGTAATGCTCTAAAATACCGTAACGATTCATGAGTTTTAACGCCTTATTAACCCCTTGATTTTGCTGTAACAACTCAATGAATAAGCGATTATTTTTGCGCTTTTTGTAATAATCAAAATCAATTAAATTAATGCTATTTTGCATTTGTCTAAGTGTTTTTGCACTAATACCCCGTACATAATTATGCTTGGCGATGAGCAAAAATATTTCAATAAAAGCAGATGGCGTTTGGATAAAAACCTGCTCATCAATTGAATGAATATAACCATGACTAATCATAAAGCGACTGTTCAAGTGCTGTGTGTTTAAAATCTCATCTTCTAATAATTGCAACAAAATATCATTAAGACGCGACACTCTAGTCACAGTTTGGTAATAATCCTTCATAAAAGCTTCAACCGCTAAAGAATCCCCATCAACATAACCCAGCATGGTTGCCACAGATTTTTGATATTGGAATGCAAGCCTGTCTTCACGCCGATTAGCGATAATATGCAGTGCAAATCTGACTTTGAATAGAAATAGTTGTGATGTTTTTAATAACCCATACTCAGTGGTTGTTAAATATTGCTTATCGACCAGTTCAAACAAAGTATTAACGTCAAAATACCACTTTGCTACCCACACAATTGTTTGAATGTCTCTAAGACCGCCAGGGCTTTGTTTGATGTTTGGTTCTAAGTTATAAGCAGTATTGGACAAATTTTGATGACGATTGTGTTGCTCTTTTTGCTTTTCAACTAAAAATGATTGGCTTGACCAAACGCTAGATTTAATCACAGCCTTCATCTTAAAAAACAAAGATGCTTTACCTAAAATAATGCGAGACTCTAATAAATTAGTCACTACACTAAGATCATCAATCACACTAATACAATCTTTCAAATCCCGAGTTGCATGCCCTACTTCCAAGTTCACATCCCATAAAAATATTAAAAAACTAGCAATACTTTGTTGATAGGTATCATGCGCACCATCAGGAATTAAAATCAACAAATCTATATCCGAATACGGATGCAACTCTCCCCTGCCATAA includes the following:
- the lptF gene encoding LPS export ABC transporter permease LptF; the encoded protein is MKLPPIVARALKLQNSILARYLMRNVLVLLSAVFIVIALVVFGNQLVLVIKESLKEGIPVADLLPLVGFNMIRDVALILSLSLLLAIILSISKLYKDSEAIVMNSLGLGDKYFMIFIQPLVIFVFIFVLLLTTVVVPWSKQQRGLIMERSENASEFSFIKESEFQEFKNGDIVFYASKVSDADNAKEQNMEEIFIYTLVNNEPVITLAKQAQKYTNLNTNSVYLRLKNGTRYHGFPSDKNKKILNFKLYDLQIIDGEVQKTISTVTKVESKSTFELLFSNKLTEIAEFQWRISQPLSILILSVLGVLLGKTSPRSGKNLGVLVGVVAFIVYNNVLLIAKSALERGEFLPIIGLWWVHLAMLLLIFIFYKKRYTF
- the pcnB gene encoding polynucleotide adenylyltransferase PcnB, with protein sequence MKAIRQSIKFDKKLLDKDALKVINVINKAGFKAYLVGGCVRDLLLNLEPKDFDIATNAKPEQVHKLFKRSRLIGRRFRLVHVMFSARKFIEVATFRSGKIQTAKNGVVIRDNCYGNIEDDVVRRDFNINALYYDIKTQEVIDYVGGLEDIKAKEVHIIGNPGIRFEQDPVRMIRAIRFQTKLGFQLSDEIKSAIFEQASLIGNISAARLYEECIKLFHNEYGFEVYERLEKYGLLKYLFKQTHKNEFIKKALLNTSDRIKKNQSVTPVFLFAVFLWQTYNERFIALKNKQSCSSLAMTQASEEVIINQIKQVSLPRWLSTRIKDIWLMQPRLEKMQPKKVKTLLSNPRFRMAYDFLLLRSMSTNSELVDVAKFWTKAQQ
- the glnD gene encoding [protein-PII] uridylyltransferase, coding for MDLSIFKAQYQALQDSIKADFLNNPEAAQTLVLARSEGVDQLLKDIWQSFNLLDQLCLVAVGGYGRGELHPYSDIDLLILIPDGAHDTYQQSIASFLIFLWDVNLEVGHATRDLKDCISVIDDLSVVTNLLESRIILGKASLFFKMKAVIKSSVWSSQSFLVEKQKEQHNRHQNLSNTAYNLEPNIKQSPGGLRDIQTIVWVAKWYFDVNTLFELVDKQYLTTTEYGLLKTSQLFLFKVRFALHIIANRREDRLAFQYQKSVATMLGYVDGDSLAVEAFMKDYYQTVTRVSRLNDILLQLLEDEILNTQHLNSRFMISHGYIHSIDEQVFIQTPSAFIEIFLLIAKHNYVRGISAKTLRQMQNSINLIDFDYYKKRKNNRLFIELLQQNQGVNKALKLMNRYGILEHYIPAFGKIMGLMQYDLFHAYTVDQHTLFVIRNLRRFFIPEFAKEFALCSEIAQGIQKPELLLLAGLFHDIAKGRGGEHAQLGAIDAREFCQHHQLKTSDTDLVSKLVEKHLLMSMVAQKQDIGDFEVIERFSKQVGTVEFLEFLYLLTNADIRATKDDLWNSWKDSLLKKLFYNTKKYLESSNSQRPSVDQRVQDIKQIIIKNSIAQGYQMSDVEKVLSTLPKDYYVRYEVDDILWHLSLATKITNDKIIVSSKISQHNVVDIFVLCDDFKGLFFKLISILERLGLDIVDAKILTTKNRKVYNTISVLQDEALEHININQEIKNELDDLDVSVRTTHGIYTHRYFDHKMKVSFSANEQWNLTQLEINVLDKQGILSNIAYVFFELDISLINARIATMGERVEDVFFISNAKNQPLSVTEQSVLKEALEERL
- the queF gene encoding preQ(1) synthase, which gives rise to MSSQPSKALEVFDNPNIERDFVIQIDMPEFTCLCPKTGQPDFAILHLEYIADKACIELKSLKMYIWSYRNEGAFHEAVTNQILDDLVQASNPRFMRLKAIFNVRGGIYTTIISEYQQKNWTPKAKVDLQHLG
- a CDS encoding integrase core domain-containing protein, which translates into the protein MRLVMLVSRHQPNTNKHMFHSDQGTQYSSKVFIDYCNKNNITQSMSRRGNCWDNAVMERFFRSLKTERLNYQSFANHSEVVQNVEGYIYLYNYKRIHSAIGYLACYTL
- a CDS encoding SDR family NAD(P)-dependent oxidoreductase translates to MKSVLITGCSSGIGLCLAKGLKQKGYQVFATARGDIDVEKLKNLGLDAYQLDLSSSVSIQRAMSHVYEHYSNFLAVVITIKSKISE
- the trxA gene encoding thioredoxin TrxA; translated protein: MNDKIKVVTDASFEADVVNSSQVVLVDFWAEWCGPCKALAPVLDEIADEYDGKVIIAKVNIDENEQTPPKYGIRGIPTMLLFSDGAVQATKMGALSKAELSAFIDANI
- a CDS encoding DDE-type integrase/transposase/recombinase; translated protein: MIKLIKQTAIEVGYTYGKRRMRVVLNNQGYNIGIYQTATLMKKANVVAIRPRKRHYYPNTRLMFKKAKNLLNRVFEQQSINTHWVGDITYIKTYQGGSYLASVLDLGSRQVVGWALSKQPNAQLAKDALSNAGV
- the rho gene encoding transcription termination factor Rho → MKLSELKKFSPEELLELAQSLGAENISRAKKQTLIFIILKAKAANDEEVLGDGVLDVLQDGYGFLRSSDDSYTSGADDIYISPNQIRRFNLSTGDLVAGKIRAPKKGEKYFALIKVSEVNGEDPDNVRNRVPFASLTPIHPNERLNLEIGNGGTEDITARVIDLVTPFGKGQRGLLVAPPKAGKTMIMQNIATSISVNHPKCELIVLLIDERPEEVTEMARTVRGEVIASTFDESAKRHVKVAEMVIQKAKRRAEQGKDVIILLDSITRLARAYNTIVPSSGKVLTGGVDANALQRPKRFFGAARNIENGGSITIIATALIDTGSKMDEVIYQEFKGTGNMELHLEKRLSEKRIFPAININASGTRREELITDEKELQKMWILRKILHPMDTVEAAEFLIDRLKLTKTNDEFFASMSQKK